The Brassica napus cultivar Da-Ae chromosome C7, Da-Ae, whole genome shotgun sequence genome has a segment encoding these proteins:
- the LOC106398281 gene encoding cysteine-rich receptor-like protein kinase 10 — protein MSSRASLIFLFFFSFLTSFRAYAQDPNYVYHNCPNTTTYTRNSTYSTNLRTLLSSLSSNNSSYSTGFQTATSGQGTDSVTGLFLCRGDVSPEVCRRCVRFVVNDTSNRCPNEREVVLYYDECIVRYSNRNILSTLSTNGALVASNGQNITSNQQAQFRDLVLSTMNQAASEAADSPRKFDARKANWTAPQSLYGLVQCTPDLTRQDCLSCLQQGINQLPTDKIGGQSLAPSCSSRYELYPFYNESAITTPQPPVSAPPPPGKGGSSSVLVVAIVVPIIVVALLFIACYCFLAKRAKKTFGTASAFDGDDITTAESLQLDYRTIQTATNDFAESNKIGQGGFGEVYKGTLSDGTEVAVKRLSKSSGQGDAEFKNEVILVAKLLHRNLVRLLGFCLEGEERVLVYEYVPNESLDYFIFDPVKQCQLDWSRRYKIISGIARGILYLHQDSRLTIIHRDLKASNVLLDADMNPKIADFGMARIFGMNQTEENTSRIVGTYGYMSPEYAMHGQYSMKSDVYSFGVLVLEIISGKKNSSFYQTDGAHDLVSYAWRLWSNGTPLDLVDPSIVDNFQRNEVFRCIHIGLLCVQEDPVERPPLSTIVLMLTSITMTLPIPRQPGLFFQSILGKDPLDSDKFTTTKSLLRSVDDASITDVYTR, from the exons ATGTCTTCTAGGGCCTCTttgatctttctcttctttttctccttTCTGACTAGCTTCAGAGCTTATGCTCAGGATCCCAATTACGTATACCACAACTGTCCAAACACGACAACTTACACCAGAAACAGCACTTACTCCACCAATCTCAGAACCCTATTGTCCTCTCTCTCTTCCAACAACTCCTCTTACTCCACCGGATTCCAAACCGCCACCTCCGGACAAGGCACCGACAGCGTCACCGGACTTTTCCTCTGCCGAGGAGACGTCTCGCCTGAAGTTTGTCGCAGATGCGTCCGTTTTGTCGTCAACGACACCTCAAATAGATGTCCGAACGAGAGAGAGGTCGTGCTCTATTACGATGAGTGTATAGTAAG ATACTCTAACCGAAATATTCTCTCGACGTTGAGCACTAATGGAGCATTAGTCGCTAGTAACGGCCAAAATATTACATCTAACCAACAAGCCCAGTTCAGAGACTTGGTCTTGTCGACGATGAACCAAGCCGCCAGTGAAGCTGCGGACAGTCCTAGAAAGTTTGATGCGAGAAAAGCTAACTGGACTGCACCACAGAGTTTATACGGGTTGGTTCAGTGCACTCCTGATCTTACAAGACAAGACTGTTTGAGTTGTCTGCAACAGGGCATCAATCAGTTACCCACCGATAAAATTGGAGGACAATCTCTGGCTCCTAGCTGTAGTTCTAGGTACGAGCTTTACCCATTTTACAACGAATCGGCCATTACAACACCACAACCGCCGGTTTCAGCTCCTCCGCCACCTG GGAAAGGTGGGAGTTCAAGTGTACTAGTGGTAGCCATTGTTGTACCTATTATAGTGGTTGCTCTGCTTTTCATAGCTTGTTATTGCTTCCTTGCCAAGAGGGCAAAGAAGACTTTTGGCACAGCATCTGCATTTGATG GGGATGATATAACAACGGCAGAATCACTGCAGCTTGATTACAGAACGATCCAAACTGCTACTAATGATTTTGCAGAAAGTAATAAGATTGGTCAAGGTGGATTTGGAGAGGTCTACAAG GGTACATTGTCGGATGGCACTGAAGTTGCGGTCAAGAGACTGTCAAAGTCATCAGGACAAGGTGATGCAGAGTTTAAGAACGAGGTTATTCTTGTTGCAAAGCTACTACATAGAAATCTAGTTAGACTTCTCGGATTTTGTCTAGAAGGAGAGGAGAGGGTACTAGTCTACGAGTACGTGCCCAACGAAAGCCTTGATTACTTCATCTTTG ACCCTGTAAAGCAATGTCAGCTGGATTGGTCTAGGCGATACAAGATTATTAGTGGAATTGCTCGAGGGATTCTGTATCTTCATCAAGATTCAAGGCTCACAATTATACACCGTGACCTTAAAGCAAGTAACGTTCTTCTGGATGCAGATATGAATCCTAAAATTGCTGATTTTGGAATGGCTAGGATATTTGGAATGAACCAAACAGAGGAGAATACAAGCAGGATAGTGGGGACCTA CGGTTATATGTCTCCTGAGTATGCAATGCATGGTCAGTACTCAATGAAATCAGATGTCTATAGCTTCGGAGTGTTGGTTCTTGAGATTATAAGCGGCAAGAAGAATAGCAGCTTCTACCAAACAGATGGCGCACATGACTTGGTTTCATAT GCTTGGAGGCTTTGGAGTAATGGGACACCGCTAGACCTCGTGGATCCATCTATTGTAGATAATTTCCAAAGGAATGAAGTTTTTCGATGTATCCATATAGGTCTTTTGTGTGTTCAAGAAGATCCTGTTGAGCGTCCACCCTTGTCAACCATTGTTCTGATGCTCACTAGTATTACCATGACATTACCCATCCCTAGGCAACCAGGTCTTTTCTTTCAGAGTATACTCGGAAAAGACCCTCTTGATTCAGACAAATTTACAACGACCAAGTCTCTTCTACGGTCTGTTGATGATGCCTCGATCACAGATGTATATACTCGATGA
- the LOC106398227 gene encoding cysteine-rich receptor-like protein kinase 15, translating into MSSCTSFIFLVLFSLLASCRTYAQNPHYTFHSCPNTTSYTRNSTYFTNLETLLSSLSSPDASYSTGFQNATVGRDPDRVTGLFLCRGDVSPEVCRSCVAFSVNETLARCPNEKEVVLYYDECMLRYSHKNILSTLVYEGGFFMFNGNISSNQEDRFEDLVSTTMNQAADKAANSSRKFYTIKANWTALQSLYGLVQCTPDLTRYDCLRCLHQSIDGIPLNKIGGRLFWPSCNARYELYLFFNENDTRTPPEQQAPPPPPPSLLPPPPASTSPVSSLTRTGKHHENSKVLIVAIVVGIVVAVLIFIAGYCFLAKRRRNTSDNAPAFYGDDITTIESLQLDYGIIQAATNNYSENNKIGEGGFGEVYKGTFANGVEVAVKRLSKSSRQGDTEFKNEVAVVAKLQHRNLVRLLGFSLEQKERILVYEYVPNKSLDYFLFDPAKHGQLNWTRRYKIIEGIARGILYLHQDSRLTIIHRDLKASNILLDRDMNPKVADFGMARIFGMDQTQDNTSKIVGTYGYMAPEYAIHGQFSMKSDVYSFGVLVLEIISGMKNNSFNEIDGAHDLVTYAWRLWSNGRALHLADPIIIDNCPNSEVVRCIHIGLLCVQEDPVERPTFSTIFVMLTSQTVTLPVPRQPGFFVQSRPGRDPLDPEQSTTTKSDPTSVDDASLTDIYSR; encoded by the exons ATGTCTTCTTGCACCTCTTTCATCTTCCTTGTCCTTTTCTCCTTACTCGCTAGCTGCAGAACTTATGCTCAAAATCCTCATTACACATTCCATTCTTGTCCAAATACAACAAGTTATACAAGGAACAGCACTTACTTCACCAATCTCGAAACCCTTTTGTCCTCTCTCTCTTCCCCTGACGCCTCCTACTCCACAGGATTCCAGAACGCCACGGTGGGACGCGATCCCGACAGGGTCACAGGACTTTTCCTCTGCCGGGGAGATGTCTCGCCTGAAGTTTGCCGTAGCTGCGTCGCCTTCTCAGTCAACGAAACCTTAGCTCGGTGTCCGAATGAGAAAGAGGTCGTGCTTTACTACGACGAGTGCATGCTCAGATACTCTCACAAAAATATTCTATCGACCCTTGTATACGAAGGAGGGTTTTTCATGTTCAACGGCAATATTTCATCTAATCAAGAAGACCGGTTCGAAGATTTGGTGTCGACCACGATGAACCAAGCTGCCGACAAAGCAGCTAACAGTTCTAGGAAGTTCTATACGATAAAAGCCAATTGGACCGCACTCCAGAGTTTATACGGCCTGGTTCAGTGCACACCTGATCTGACAAGATATGACTGTTTGCGTTGCTTGCATCAATCCATCGATGGAATTCCTCTTAACAAAATTGGGGGTAGACTTTTCTGGCCTAGTTGTAATGCAAGGTACGAGCTTTACTTGTTCTTCAACGAAAACGACACTAGAACACCTCCAGAACAACAGGCACCGCCACCACCTCCGCCATCACTGCTACCACCTCCTCCCGCCTCTACTTCCCCGGTTTCATCTCTTACACGAACTG GTAAACATCATGAGAATTCAAAAGTGTTAATAGTAGCCATCGTTGTGGGTATTGTAGTGGCTGTTCTAATTTTCATAGCTGGTTATTGTTTCCTTGCAAAGAGGAGAAGAAATACTTCAGATAATGCACCAGCCTTTTATG GGGATGATATTACAACCATTGAGTCACTGCAACTTGATTATGGAATTATTCAAGCTGCAACAAATAACTAttctgaaaataataaaattggtgAAGGTGGATTTGGTGAGGTTTACAAG GGAACATTCGCGAATGGGGTTGAAGTTGCGGTGAAGCGACTGTCGAAATCATCAAGACAAGGTGACACAGAGTTCAAGAACGAGGTTGCTGTTGTTGCAAAGCTCCAGCATAGAAATTTGGTTAGGCTTCTAGGATTTTCTCTAGAACAAAAAGAGAGGATACTGGTCTACGAGTATGTGCCCAACAAAAGCCTTGATTACTTCCTCTTTG ACCCTGCAAAGCATGGTCAGCTGAACTGGACTCGACGATATAAGATCATTGAAGGGATTGCCCGGGGAATTCTCTATCTCCATCAAGATTCAAGGCTCACAATTATACACCGTGACCTCAAAGCAAGTAACATTCTCCTGGATCGGGATATGAATCCGAAAGTTGCTGATTTTGGAATGGCTAGGATCTTTGGAATGGATCAAACCCAGGATAACACAAGCAAGATAGTTGGCACCTA CGGTTACATGGCTCCTGAATATGCGATTCATGGCCAGTTCTCAATGAAATCAGATGTTTATAGCTTTGGAGTGTTAGTTCTTGAGATTATTAGCGGTATGAAGAACAACAGCTTCAACGAGATAGACGGCGCACATGACCTAGTTACATAT GCGTGGAGGCTTTGGAGTAACGGTAGAGCGTTACACCTCGCAGACCCTATTATTATTGATAACTGCCCGAACAGTGAAGTGGTTCGGTGCATCCATATTGGTCTTTTATGTGTTCAAGAAGATCCTGTAGAGCGTccgaccttttcaaccatttttGTAATGCTCACTAGTCAGACTGTGACTTTGCCAGTGCCTCGGCAACCAGGTTTTTTCGTTCAGAGCAGACCTGGGAGAGACCCGCTTGATCCAGAGCAGTCTACTACAACCAAGTCTGATCCAACATCTGTTGACGATGCGTCCCTCACTGATATATATTCTCGTTGA
- the LOC106398274 gene encoding cysteine-rich receptor-like protein kinase 10: MNTSWTRILNTKTFDFSSATLHKTIPCFIVIYRKRERESKFKKIISTVMSSWASLIFLFIFSFLTSFRVSAQDPTYVYHICPNTTTYTRNSTYSTNLRTLLSSLSSSNSSYSTGFQTATSGQGTDSVTGLFLCRGDVSPEVCRRCVAFVVNDTSTRCPNEREVVLYYDECIVRYSNRNILSTLNRNGGVILRNTQNITSNQNDQFRDLILSTMNQAASEAADSPRKFDARKADWTASQSLYGLVQCTPDLTRQDCLSCLQQGINQLPTDNIGGRFLVPSCSSRYELYAFYNESAITTPPPPPQPPVSVPPPPEKGGSSSVLVVAIVVPTIVVALLFIACYYFLAKRAKKTYGTSSAFDGDDITTAESLQLDYRSIQTATNDFSESNKIGQGGFGEVYKGALSDGTEVAVKRLSKSSGQGDAEFKNEVILVAKLQHRNLVRLLGFCLEGEERVLVYEYVPNESLDYFIFDPAKQTQLDWSRRYKIIGGIVRGILYLHQDSRLTIIHRDLKASNVLLDSDMNPKIADFGMARIFGMNQTEENTSRIVGTYGYMSPEYAMHGQYSMKSDVYSFGVLVLEIISGKKNSSFYQTDGAHDLVSYAWRLWSNGTPLDLVDPIIVDNCQRNEVVRCVHIGLLCVQEDPVERPPLSTIVLMLTSNTVTLPVPRQPGLFFQSRLGKDPLDSDQFTTTKSLLRSVDDASITDVYPR; this comes from the exons ATGAACACAAGTTGGACAAGAATTTTGAATACAAAAACCTTTGACTTTTCGTCTGCCACTCTTCACAAAACCATCCCCTGTTTCATTGTAATCtacagaaagagagagagagaatcaaaattcaaaaaaattatttcaacaGTTATGTCTTCTTGGGCCTCTTTGATCTTCCTTTTCATTTTCTCCTTTCTCACAAGCTTCAGAGTTTCTGCTCAAGATCCCACTTACGTATACCACATCTGTCCAAACACGACAACTTACACCAGAAACAGCACTTACTCCACCAACCTCAGAACACTTTTGTCCTCTCTCTCTTCCAGCAACTCCTCTTACTCCACCGGATTCCAAACCGCCACCTCCGGACAAGGCACCGACAGTGTCACCGGACTTTTCCTTTGCCGAGGAGACGTCTCGCCGGAAGTTTGCCGCAGATGCGTCGCCTTTGTCGTCAACGACACCTCAACTCGGTGTCCTAATGAGAGAGAGGTAGTGCTCTATTACGACGAGTGTATAGTAAG ATACTCTAACCGGAATATTCTCTCGACGTTGAATAGAAATGGAGGTGTAATCTTGAGGAACACCCAAAATATTACATCTAACCAAAATGACCAGTTCAGAGATTTGATCTTGTCAACAATGAACCAAGCCGCCAGTGAAGCTGCGGACAGTCCTAGAAAGTTCGATGCGAGAAAAGCTGACTGGACTGCATCACAGAGTTTATACGGATTGGTTCAGTGCACTCCTGATCTGACAAGACAAGACTGTTTGAGTTGTCTTCAACAGGGCATCAATCAGTTACCCACCGATAATATTGGAGGTAGATTTCTTGTGCCTAGCTGTAGTTCAAGATATGAGCTTTACGCCTTCTACAACGAATCTGCCATTACTACACCTCCACCGCCACCACAACCGCCGGTTTCAGTTCCTCCGCCACCTG AGAAAGGTGGGAGTTCAAGTGTACTAGTGGTAGCCATTGTTGTACCTACTATAGTGGTTGCTCTGCTTTTCATAGCTTGTTATTATTTCCTTGCAAAGAGGGCAAAGAAGACTTATGGCACATCATCTGCATTTGATg GGGATGATATAACAACCGCAGAATCACTGCAGCTTGATTACAGATCAATCCAAACTGCTACTAATGATTTTTCTGAAAGTAATAAGATTGGCCAAGGTGGATTTGGAGAGGTTTACAAG GGTGCATTATCGGATGGCACTGAAGTTGCGGTGAAGAGACTGTCAAAGTCATCAGGACAAGGTGATGCGGAGTTTAAGAACGAGGTTATTCTTGTTGCAAAGCTACAACATAGAAATCTTGTTAGGCTTCTCGGATTTTGTCTAGAAGGAGAAGAGAGGGTGCTAGTCTACGAGTACGTGCCCAACGAAAGCCTTGATTACTTCATATTTG ACCCTGCAAAGCAAACTCAGCTGGATTGGTCTCGGCGATACAAGATAATTGGTGGAATTGTTCGAGGGATTCTGTATCTTCATCAAGATTCACGGCTCACGATTATACACCGTGACCTTAAAGCAAGTAACGTTCTTCTGGATTCGGATATGAATCCTAAAATTGCTGATTTTGGAATGGCAAGGATCTTTGGAATGAACCAAACAGAGGAGAATACAAGCAGGATAGTGGGGACCTA TGGTTACATGTCTCCTGAGTATGCAATGCATGGTCAGTACTCAATGAAATCAGATGTCTATAGCTTTGGAGTGTTAGTTCTTGAGATTATAAGCGGCAAGAAGAATAGCAGCTTCTACCAAACAGATGGTGCACATGACTTGGTTTCATAT gCATGGAGGCTTTGGAGTAATGGGACACCGCTAGACCTCGTGGATCCAATTATTGTAGATAATTGCCAAAGgaatgaagttgttcgatgtgTCCATATAGGTCTTTTGTGTGTTCAAGAAGATCCTGTAGAGCGTCCACCCTTGTCAACCATTGTTCTGATGCTCACTAGTAATACTGTGACATTACCCGTCCCTAGGCAGCCAGGTCTTTTCTTTCA